Proteins encoded together in one Papio anubis isolate 15944 chromosome 3, Panubis1.0, whole genome shotgun sequence window:
- the PACRGL gene encoding PACRG-like protein isoform X1 codes for MRKSEGSGGTQLKNRARGDYDQRTSSTTQIKHRNAVQGSKSSLSTSSPESARKLHPRPSDKLNPKTINPFGEQSRAPSAFAAIYSKGGIPCRLVHGSVKHRLQWECPPESLSFDPLLITLAEGLRETKHPYTFVSKEGFRELLLVRGASEKAVPLLPRLIPVLKAALVHSDDEVFERGLNALVQLSVVVGPSLNDHLKHLLTSLSKRLMDKKFKEPITSALQKLEQRGGSGSLSIIKSKIPTYCSICC; via the exons ATGCGGAAATCGGAGGGCTCTGGAGGTACACAGTTGAAAAACAGAGCAAGAG GTGACTATGATCAGAGGACATCATCAACCACACAGATAAAACACAGGAATGCAGTTCAAGGAAGCAAATCCTCATTGTCAACCAGTTCTCCAGAGTCTGCAAGAAAACTTCATCCTCGACCAAGTGATAAACTGAACCCTAAAACAATTAACCCG tttggtGAACAGTCACGAGCGCCTTCTGCATTTGCAGCTATTTACTCTAAAGGAGGTATTCCTTGCAG attgGTACATGGTTCAGTAAAACACAGATTACAGTGGGAATGTCCTCCTGAAAGTCTTTCATTTGATCCACTTCTTATTACTTTAGCCGAG GGTCTGAGAGAAACCAAGCATCCATACACCTTTGTGTCAAAGGAGGGTTTTAGAGAATTACTTTTGGTCAGAGGTGCTTCTGAAAAAGCTGTTCCTTTGCTACCTAGACTGATTCCTGTGCTAAAGGCAGCTCTG GTCCATTCGGATGATGAAGTGTTTGAAAGAGGATTGAATGCCCTAGTTCAGCTAAGTGTTGTTGTTGGTCCTTCTCTAAACGACCATCTGAAGCATCTGCTTACAAGC CTTTCCAAGAGATTAATGGACAAGAAATTCAAAGAGCCAATCACCAGTGCATTACAAAAGCTAGAGCAACGTGGCGGAAGT GGAAGCCTTAGCATCATCAAATCTAAAATTCCAACGTACTGCTCCATATGCTGTTGA
- the PACRGL gene encoding PACRG-like protein isoform X2 yields MRKSEGSGGTQLKNRARGDYDQRTSSTTQIKHRNAVQGSKSSLSTSSPESARKLHPRPSDKLNPKTINPFGEQSRAPSAFAAIYSKGGIPCRLVHGSVKHRLQWECPPESLSFDPLLITLAEGLRETKHPYTFVSKEGFRELLLVRGASEKAVPLLPRLIPVLKAALVHSDDEVFERGLNALVQLSVVVGPSLNDHLKHLLTSGSLSIIKSKIPTYCSICC; encoded by the exons ATGCGGAAATCGGAGGGCTCTGGAGGTACACAGTTGAAAAACAGAGCAAGAG GTGACTATGATCAGAGGACATCATCAACCACACAGATAAAACACAGGAATGCAGTTCAAGGAAGCAAATCCTCATTGTCAACCAGTTCTCCAGAGTCTGCAAGAAAACTTCATCCTCGACCAAGTGATAAACTGAACCCTAAAACAATTAACCCG tttggtGAACAGTCACGAGCGCCTTCTGCATTTGCAGCTATTTACTCTAAAGGAGGTATTCCTTGCAG attgGTACATGGTTCAGTAAAACACAGATTACAGTGGGAATGTCCTCCTGAAAGTCTTTCATTTGATCCACTTCTTATTACTTTAGCCGAG GGTCTGAGAGAAACCAAGCATCCATACACCTTTGTGTCAAAGGAGGGTTTTAGAGAATTACTTTTGGTCAGAGGTGCTTCTGAAAAAGCTGTTCCTTTGCTACCTAGACTGATTCCTGTGCTAAAGGCAGCTCTG GTCCATTCGGATGATGAAGTGTTTGAAAGAGGATTGAATGCCCTAGTTCAGCTAAGTGTTGTTGTTGGTCCTTCTCTAAACGACCATCTGAAGCATCTGCTTACAAGC GGAAGCCTTAGCATCATCAAATCTAAAATTCCAACGTACTGCTCCATATGCTGTTGA
- the PACRGL gene encoding PACRG-like protein isoform X3 encodes MRKSEGSGGTQLKNRARGDYDQRTSSTTQIKHRNAVQGSKSSLSTSSPESARKLHPRPSDKLNPKTINPFGEQSRAPSAFAAIYSKGGIPCRLVHGSVKHRLQWECPPESLSFDPLLITLAEGLRETKHPYTFVSKEGFRELLLVRGASEKAVPLLPRLIPVLKAALVHSDDEVFERGLNALVQLSVVVGPSLNDHLKHLLTSDFCCVSR; translated from the exons ATGCGGAAATCGGAGGGCTCTGGAGGTACACAGTTGAAAAACAGAGCAAGAG GTGACTATGATCAGAGGACATCATCAACCACACAGATAAAACACAGGAATGCAGTTCAAGGAAGCAAATCCTCATTGTCAACCAGTTCTCCAGAGTCTGCAAGAAAACTTCATCCTCGACCAAGTGATAAACTGAACCCTAAAACAATTAACCCG tttggtGAACAGTCACGAGCGCCTTCTGCATTTGCAGCTATTTACTCTAAAGGAGGTATTCCTTGCAG attgGTACATGGTTCAGTAAAACACAGATTACAGTGGGAATGTCCTCCTGAAAGTCTTTCATTTGATCCACTTCTTATTACTTTAGCCGAG GGTCTGAGAGAAACCAAGCATCCATACACCTTTGTGTCAAAGGAGGGTTTTAGAGAATTACTTTTGGTCAGAGGTGCTTCTGAAAAAGCTGTTCCTTTGCTACCTAGACTGATTCCTGTGCTAAAGGCAGCTCTG GTCCATTCGGATGATGAAGTGTTTGAAAGAGGATTGAATGCCCTAGTTCAGCTAAGTGTTGTTGTTGGTCCTTCTCTAAACGACCATCTGAAGCATCTGCTTACAAGC